The Populus alba chromosome 6, ASM523922v2, whole genome shotgun sequence genome contains a region encoding:
- the LOC118030744 gene encoding phytanoyl-CoA dioxygenase, which yields MGITGTLSSDQLDSFNSQGYLVIESFANPEDIESMMKRMDKLLDDFDYTNVSVFSTKNQRKVTDDYFYQSAENISFFFEEKAFGDDGSLKQPKQLSINKVGHALHELDPVFKGFSSSEKSSGLLSSLGYKKPVIIQSMYIFKQPGIGGEVVPHQDNSFLYTEPTTCTGMWLALEDATLLNGCLWAIPGSHKNGLVRRFLRGENGVYFDQPSPSYDQKDFVPIEVKAGSLVLIHGDLIHQSFENQSSKSRHAYSWHVVDTDGCKWAPENWIRRKVEPEPLYAS from the exons ATGGGGATCACCGGAACTCTGAGTTCAGACCAGCTAGACTCGTTCAATTCGCAAGGATATCTTGTGATTGAATCATTTGCTAACCCTGAAGATATCGAATCCATGATGAAGAGGATGGATAAGTTACTTGATGATTTTGATTACACTAACGTCTCTGTTTTCTCTACTAAGAACcag CGAAAGGTTACTGATGATTACTTCTACCAGAGTGCTgagaatatttcttttttcttcgaag AAAAAGCATTTGGGGATGATGGAAGCTTAAAGCAACCAAAGCAACTATCTATTAACAAAGTGGGGCACG CCCTCCATGAGCTTGACCCGGTGTTCAAAGGCTTCTCTAGCTCTGAGAAAAGTTCTGGTTTGTTATCATCGTTAGGTTACAAGAAACCAGTGATCATTCAGTCCATGTACATTTTTAAG CAACCAGGTATTGGAGGTGAAGTAGTGCCACACCAGGATAATTCATTTCTGTATACTGAACCAACTACTTGCACGGGGATGTGGCTGGCTCTGGAAGATGCAACTCTACTAAACGGTTGCCTTTGGGCCATTCCTGGATCTCACAAAA ATGGCTTGGTCAGAAGGTTTCTTAGAGGGGAAAATGGGGTGTACTTTGATCAGCCTTCCCCTTCGTATGACCAAAAGGATTTTGTGCCTATAGAAGTGAAAGCTGGTTCTTTGGTTCTCATTCATGGCGATCTTATCCATCAAAG TTTTGAGAATCAGTCCTCGAAATCAAGGCATGCCTACAGCTGGCATGTGGTGGATACTGATGGCTGTAAATGGGCGCCAGAGAATTG GATTAGAAGAAAAGTGGAGCCCGAGCCTCTATATGCATCTTGA
- the LOC118030745 gene encoding omega-amidase, chloroplastic: protein MKSAISSTTTLLSSKNLSLKLHLNHSPFSRLPSFLFRSKSNSHLPSLLLRNNSTHNQKSQIHTPIMASSFMPEQARTPPALPLPVPPVTKFKIGLCQLSVTADKERNIAHARKAIEEAAAKGAKLVMLPEIWNSPYSNDSFPVYAEDIDAGGEASPSTAMLSEAARLLKITIVGGSIPERSGDRLYNTCCVFDSDGKLKAKHRKIHLFDIDIPGKITFIESKTLTAGETPTIVDTEVGRIGIGICYDIRFQELAIIYAARGAHLICYPGAFNMTTGPLHWELLQRARAADNQLYVATCSPARDVAAGYVAWGHSTLVGPFGEVLATTEHEEDIIISEIDYSLLEVRRTNLPLTKQRRGDLYQLVDVQRLKSDS from the exons ATGAAGTCAGCAATATCATCAACGACAACACTCTTGAGCTCAAAAAATCTGAGCCTGAAGCTCCATCTAAATCATTCCCCTTTCTCTCGCTTGCCCTCTTTCCTTTTCCGCTCAAAATCGAACAGCCACCTCCCTTCTCTCCTACTACGTAACAACAGCACTCACAACCAGAAATCCCAAATCCACACTCCAATAATGGCTTCTTCTTTCATGCCCGAGCAAGCCAGAACCCCTCCCGCTCTTCCCTTGCCCGTTCCTCCTGTCACCAAG TTTAAGATTGGGCTGTGTCAGTTATCGGTGACGGCTGATAAAGAGAGGAATATTGCGCACGCTCGCAAAGCAATTGAAGAGGCTGCTGCAAAGGGTGCCAAGCTTGTTATGTTGCCT GAAATATGGAATAGCCCGTATTCGAATGATAGTTTCCCAGTTTATGCCGAGGACATTGATGCAGGTGGTGAGGCGTCTCCTTCTACAGCCATGCTCTCTGAAGCTGCTCGTCTTCTGAAGATCACAATTGTGGGTGGCTCTATACCAGAACGTTCTGGGGACCGGCTGTATAATACATGTTGTGTCTTTGATAGTGACGGAAAGTTGAAAGCCAAGCACCGGAAG ATACACCTTTTTGATATTGACATTCCTGGGAAGATCACTTTTATAGAATCAAAGACTCTAACAGCAGGGGAGACTCCGACCATTGTTGACACAG AAGTTGGTCGTATTGGTATAGGAATCTGCTATGATATTCGTTTTCAGGAACTGGCAATTATATACGCAGCAAGAG GTGCTCATTTGATATGCTATCCTGGGGCATTCAACATGACCACTGGACCATTACATTGGGAGTTATTGCAGAGGGCAAG GGCTGCGGATAATCAG CTATATGTGGCAACTTGTTCACCTGCTCGTGATGTTGCAGCTGGTTATGTGGCCTGGGGCCATTCCACTCTTGTAGGACCT TTTGGAGAAGTTCTGGCCACCACTGAGCATGAGGAGGACATAATTATATCAGAGATTGACTATTCACTACTTGAAGTGAGAAG GACAAACCTCCCCCTAACGAAGCAACGAAGAGGTGATCTTTACCAGCTGGTGGATGTTCAGAGACTGAAAAGTGACTCTTAG